The Montipora capricornis isolate CH-2021 chromosome 3, ASM3666992v2, whole genome shotgun sequence genome window below encodes:
- the LOC138040578 gene encoding uncharacterized protein translates to MYVDYLGSSKATTTEAKQIISDIDAILKKGHFQIKAWHSNRAEIDQSDGERCADLLGLRWDKQTDKFSLKRNKLDQMDLLTKRRCLGLIGQLWDPIGLVMPVAIKFRIDLQDLWHSGYNWDETLPTAVKSKWMENLQAMNHLLTVEFDRKLKPSHAIGVPQIHGFCDGGEKAYGAVIFLRWELKNGSYKCVPVLVKSFVAPLKRKTIPRLELMGCLTLARIYETCKKSLQFANIQDSKRIFWVDSSTVLSWIKTPSRQFKPFVSSRVAEIQETVGVEDFRYIRSKFNPADILTRGIEPSQLEDWIKGPSFLQLPEGQWPKFEAKAPIEPTAKAGVLMEVKIEKTKTPMQHEAAIAEFQTKVDLDKSEEDTNPVFHQLLNTCSTFSKIRRTFAYVRRFIQNARKKNVKTGSITVQELQGSEKQLFKWSQAHLDPSVIDKKLTPKLDENGLLRAHGRLEDVRSLPQELRNPIILPRDHPLVILLLRDLHERRGHCGYKSLINEARRKYWIIGVRGMSKALTTKCITCRKLRKKPLEQLIGQIPSLRVAVGTPPFFNTAMDMFGPLHIKLNRKTLKEAQVIIFTCMTTRAVHLELVTDKTSDAFLMAFCRFASLRGHPCICWSDCGTNVVGARGYLKEIMQSWNVPKIEGVLSEDFSCDFKWKWNTPHASHQNGVVETLIKSVRQSLSATCKNQAFTEEQWRTFLAETTYVINGRPLYPSSDSIWESPPITPNDILIIFQFLNKNQKKGSTQDIFREVQKIA, encoded by the coding sequence ATGTACGTGGATTACCTCGGAAGTTCCAAGGCAACTACAACGGAAGCAAAACAGATTATCAGCGACATTGACGCCATTCTTAAGAAAGGTCATTTCCAGATAAAAGCTTGGCATTCAAACCGTGCGGAGATTGACCAGTCCGACGGTGAACGCTGCGCAGATCTTCTTGGTCTAAGATGGGATaaacaaacagacaagtttTCCCTGAAAAGGAACAAACTCGACCAGATGGACCTTTTGACTAAGAGACGTTGCCTGGGTCTTATTGGACAATTGTGGGACCCAATCGGTCTTGTGATGCCGGTAGCTATTAAATTTAGGATCGACTTGCAGGACTTATGGCATTCAGGCTACAATTGGGACGAAACCTTACCTACAGCAGTCAAGAGCAAGTGGATGGAGAATTTGCAAGCCATGAATCACCTCTTAACAGTCGAATTCGATCgcaagttaaaaccaagccacgCGATTGGGGTACCACAAATTCATGGATTCTGTGATGGTGGCGAAAAAGCTTACGGAGCGGTCATTTTCCTCCGATGGGAGTTAAAGAACGGAAGTTACAAGTGCGTTCCTGTTTTAGTCAAGTCCTTCGTAGCCCCACTAAAGAGAAAAACGATTCCGAGACTGGAGCTCATGGGCTGTTTAACACTTGCAAGGATATATGAAACTTGCAAAAAGTCTCTACAGTTTGCGAACATCCAAGACAGCAAGAGGATCTTCTGGGTGGACTCTTCTACTGTCCTTTCTTGGATTAAGACCCCATCACGTCAATTCAAACCTTTCGTATCAAGTCGAGTAGCAGAAATCCAAGAAACTGTTGGGGTGGAAGACTTCCGATACATCAGGTCAAAGTTCAATCCAGCCGACATTCTCACTAGAGGAATAGAGCCATCACAACTCGAAGACTGGATAAAGGGACCCTCTTTCCTGCAGTTACCCGAAGGACAATGGCCTAAATTTGAAGCTAAAGCCCCCATCGAACCTACAGCAAAAGCTGGTGTCTTGATGGAAGTGAAAATCGAGAAGACTAAAACGCCAATGCAACACGAAGCAGCCATAGCGGAATTTCAAACCAAAGTTGATCTGGATAAGTCTGAAGAAGATACTAACCCCGTTTTTCATCAACTGTTGAATACCTGTTCTACATTTTCAAAGATACGGAGAACATTCGCTTACGTTCGCCGATTTATTCAGAATGCGAGAAAAAAGAATGTTAAGACAGGTTCAATCACTGTTCAAGAATTGCAAGGCTCGGAGAAACAGCTATTCAAGTGGAGTCAGGCACACCTAGATCCCTCTGTCATTGACAAGAAATTAACTCCGAAGCTGGACGAAAACGGATTACTTCGAGCTCATGGACGACTCGAAGATGTCAGATCGCTGCCACAAGAATTAAGAAACCCAATTATCCTTCCACGCGATCACCCTCTTGTCATCTTGCTATTACGTGACCTCCATGAAAGACGCGGACACTGTGGGTACAAAAGCCTAATTAACGAGGCAAGGAGAAAGTACTGGATCATTGGAGTTCGTGGTATGTCCAAAGCACTCACCACAAAGTGCATTACTTGTAGGAAGCTCCGAAAGAAGCCATTGGAACAACTCATCGGACAAATCCCATCCTTGCGAGTTGCAGTAGGCACCCCGCCATTCTTCAACACCGCCATGGACATGTTTGGACCATTGCACATCAAGCTTAATCGTAAAACGCTCAAGGAGGCCCAAGTAATCATTTTCACCTGCATGACAACAAGAGCTGTCCACTTAGAACTTGTGACCGACAAAACATCTGACGCTTTCTTGATGGCATTCTGTCGTTTCGCGAGTTTGCGTGGTCACCCGTGCATTTGCTGGTCCGACTGCGGGACAAATGTTGTAGGCGCACGAGGGTACTTAAAGGAAATAATGCAGAGTTGGAACGTCCCCAAGATTGAAGGTGTTCTATCTGAAGATTTCTCGTGCGATTTTAAATGGAAATGGAATACCCCTCATGCCAGTCATCAAAATGGCGTCGTGGAAACCCTCATCAAGTCAGTCAGACAAAGTCTGAGCGCTACATGCAAGAATCAAGCCTTTACCGAAGAGCAATGGAGAACATTTCTCGCGGAGACAACCTACGTCATCAATGGACGTCCTTTATACCCAAGTTCTGACAGCATATGGGAAAGCCCGCCAATTACTCCAAACGATAttctcatcatctttcaattcCTCAACAAGAACCAGAAGAAAGGATCAACCCAAGACATCTTTAGAGAAGTACAGAAAATAGCGTGA
- the LOC138040579 gene encoding uncharacterized protein produces the protein MPWTEAGPPKQSNYGIALKRLFSTERSFHKKGCLDVVNEEVQKLLEQDYVIQVSPDQIDHSKPEWYSPLQAVLTPERTTKVRLVFDSSSKGHDGLSLNDYLEKGPNYINSLLDVLAAWRWNEVAFIGEIRKMFNQILVHPDDQVFLQVPLEE, from the coding sequence ATGCCCTGGACGGAAGCGGGCCCTCCCAAACAAAGTAACTATGGCATCGCACTGAAAAGGCTGTTTTCCACGGAGAGGTCATTCCACAAAAAGGGGTGTCTCGATGTTGTCAATGAGGAAGTCCAAAAGCTTCTAGAGCAGGACTACGTGATTCAAGTCTCTCCTGACCAGATTGATCACAGCAAGCCTGAATGGTACTCACCCTTACAAGCCGTGTTAACACCGGAAAGAACAACAAAAGTTCGACTTGTCTTTGACTCATCTTCGAAAGGTCACGACGGTTTGTCCCTTAATGATTACCTAGAGAAAGGGCCAAACTACATCAACAGTCTCCTGGATGTTTTGGCAGCATGGAGATGGAACGAAGTAGCCTTTATCGGCGAGATACGCAAAATGTTCAATCAAATTTTGGTTCATCCCGACGACCAGGTTTTTTTACAAGTTCCTTTGGAGGAGTAA
- the LOC138040580 gene encoding neuropeptide FF receptor 2-like, with the protein MPNETGTDDPSTRLNTMWLAVYIAEFVIIFLINGFTIITFARNHHLRKRTTYLIINLAVADLLVGAVSGPMHIYHTQTFEAESGFSWKKFTVMYFHEFFENCSLLNLALLSLERLHATLFPFRHSRLTNWIYSKTVVSIWLLALVLSSAAAVLFLTDLKASFFVWPSLMISVLSTVIVSYMIIIFNVKRNVPPQLSGAGTSDSKLTATLFVVTALSTIFILPWCFNAVLGVRESNTLSKKALFNIHQSVTVLFYANSFVNPIVYTLRMQEFRNAALIRCHKSTEPQRQSLQMTLIR; encoded by the coding sequence ATGCCGAATGAAACAGGAACAGATGATCCTTCGACAAGGTTGAATACCATGTGGCTTGCAGTTTACATCGCTGAATTTGTCATCATATTTCTAATAAACGGCTTCACTATCATCACCTTTGCAAGAAATCACCATCTACGCAAGCGCACTACGTACCTGATCATAAACCTGGCTGTGGCTGATTTGCTGGTGGGAGCTGTGTCAGGTCCCATGCATATTTACCATACGCAAACCTTTGAAGCTGAAAGTGGATTCAGTTGGAAAAAGTTCACAGTCATGTACTTTcatgaattttttgaaaattgctcCCTGCTTAATCTTGCCTTGCTGTCGTTGGAACGCCTTCATgcaactttatttcctttcagaCATTCTCGACTGACGAACTGGATCTATTCAAAGACCGTTGTTTCCATTTGGCTATTAGCTCTTGTCCTGTCGTCTGCAGCGGCTGTGCTATTTCTTACTGATTTAAAAGCCTCCTTTTTCGTTTGGCCTTCACTTATGATAAGTGTCCTTTCGACTGTCATAGTATCCtatatgattattatctttaatGTGAAAAGGAATGTCCCTCCACAGCTTTCTGGGGCAGGGACCTCCGACAGTAAATTGACAGCCACGTTATTCGTTGTCACTGCTCTCAGCACAATCTTCATTCTTCCCTGGTGTTTCAACGCTGTCCTCGGTGTAAGAGAATCCAACACACTATCCAAAAAGGCCTTATTTAATATCCACCAGTCCGTAACTGTCTTGTTCTACGCCAATTCCTTTGTAAATCCTATAGTTTATACCTTAAGAATGCAAGAGTTTCGGAATGCCGCGCTAATCAGGTGTCATAAGAGTACTGAACCCCAACGCCAGTCTCTCCAGATGACGCTGATCAGATGA